Proteins co-encoded in one Neodiprion lecontei isolate iyNeoLeco1 chromosome 3, iyNeoLeco1.1, whole genome shotgun sequence genomic window:
- the LOC107223742 gene encoding GTPase-activating Rap/Ran-GAP domain-like protein 3 isoform X12, whose translation MLPQVEQDGLENGRRFRVENGDSLGEKEEMFGSPSTPVLENPENQTRWYFKYFLGKLHQNYVGSDQERSPIFLSVVLSEGAGDRCVPHYRAILWRRTGAQKISLPYMANKPMTVKQILSNFPGMDRLDKGPREIFSPDIQKDLLLLEEQEGSVNFKFGVVYAKEGQTTDDEMLSNEKGSHDFHRFLDLLGERIRLKGWDKYRGGLDVKGDMTGKESVYTVYAGHEVMFHVSTMLPHSKDNPQQLERKRHIGNDIVNVIFTDDPTALDSFNPNCIKSQFTHVFAIVSSDSSGWRVAVYCDECVPLFGPSLPCPPVFNDPHTFREFLLVKLINGEKATFNTPTFSQKRERTLDMLIRDLYQEHVQDTKGSNMLNRRALSDVVEAPGRRREETRAVEMVRVGQAYKLEAIVRGLAPTSMATAGPFKPSPWEPLCVYPDFPQDIICGDSWSQKNRMVLSTEFGTFLMEDGLSHRLIFDKSVQIKQLDVVEQHGILLIRAGDRGRDSKIHVFRLSEFDAEAGGDTLPKTRSHSKERKLERTRGCHIYSLTRPGGSHLRMCAAIGRRLVVMQWKHSAAWTAWCPASDTDTVDGFVFVKELTASEVPSFVTIVEGATGCGDWALCCALRHNFELISAEGASRILSVETSNKPHLVAALDLREDEEPELLLCYNNTCHFQKLMDESMASTAFDFHWNSVPTAVVCAFPYVIAFTSDTMEIRLIINGNLVHTMVMPNLNLISSKNDIFFATTAPEFFSTRTERIHFDGKTDKDDKNNSPPASPHSAPLSASPEAKPMRIYKIPLSTLSGTTVATCERRCPSPAEPDLVPAPPSGDANFLTVDSSRALSRSCSSSPTPGHVPCLPGMGINK comes from the exons ATG TTGCCGCAGGTCGAGCAGGACGGCTTGGAAAACGGACGAAGATTTCGAGTTGAAAATGGCGATTCTCTTGGGGAAAAGGAAGAG ATGTTCGGATCGCCCAGTACGCCGGTACTCGAAAATCCGGAGAACCAGACACGATGGTACTTCAAGTATTTTCTTGGAAAGC ttCACCAGAATTACGTCGGGTCGGATCAAGAAAGAAGTCCCATCTTTCTCTCTGTTGTCCTCAGCGAAGGAGCCGGAGATCGCTGCGTTCCACATTACAGAGCCATTCTGTGGCGGCGAACA GGAGCGCAAAAAATATCCCTACCTTACATGGCAAACAAACCTATGACGGTGAAGCAAATTTTGAG CAATTTTCCTGGGATGGACAGACTGGACAAAGGACCACGTGAGATATTTTCTCCGGACATACAAAAG GATCTTTTACTGTTGGAGGAACAAGAAGGTTCtgtgaatttcaaattcggcGTTGTCTATGCCAAGGAGGGTCAGACGACAGACGATGAGATGCTGTCTAACG AAAAAGGAAGCCACGATTTTCACCGATTCTTAGATCTACTTGGCGAAAGGATTCGACTGAAAGGCTGGGACAAGTATAGGGGTGGTCTGGATGTTAAAG GTGACATGACGGGCAAGGAAAGTGTGTACACTGTCTATGCGGGACATGAAGTCATGTTTCACGTAAGCACCATGCTCCCGCACTCCAAGGACAATCCTCAACAACTCGAACGTAAACGGCACATCGGAAATGACATAGTCAACGTTATTTTTACCGATGATCCAACCGCACTTGACTCGTTCAATCCAAACTGCATCAAAAGCCAGTTCACCC ACGTATTCGCAATAGTGAGCAGCGACAGCAGCGGATGGAGAGTCGCGGTTTACTGCGACGAATGTGTACCTCTTTTTGGACCTAGTTTACCCTGCCCTCCAGTCTTCAACGACCCGCACACCTTCAGGGAGTTCCTCTTGGTGAAGCTTATCAACGGGGAAAAGGCGACGTTCAACACTCCCACGTTCTCTCAAAAGAGAGAAAGGACTCTGGACATGTTAATCAGGGACCTCTACCAGGAACACGTGCAGGACACCAAGGGCAGC AATATGCTGAACCGACGCGCCCTTTCCGACGTCGTCGAGGCGCCGGGACGACGGCGTGAAGAGACACGTGCCGTCGAAATGGTTCGCGTAGGACAGGCTTACAAACTCGAAGCCATAGTCAGAGGCCTCGCACCAACGTCAATGGCCACGGCTGGTCCCTTCAAGCCGAGTCCTTGGGAGCCCCTTTGCGTGTACCCGGATTTTCCGCAGGATATCATCTGCGGAGATTCATGGTCGCAGAAGAACCGAATGGTTCTGTCAACCGAATTCGGGACGTTTCTCATGGAAG ACGGTCTTTCGCACAGACTTATATTCGACAAGTCCGTCCAGATAAAACAATTAGACGTGGTGGAACAACACGGGATCCTGCTAATCAGAGCCGGCGACCGCGGGAGAGACAGCAAAATCCACGTGTTTCGTCTGAGCGAGTTCGATGCGGAGGCTGGAGGAGACACATTGCCCAAGACGAGATCACACTCCAAGGAGAGAAAACTGGAGCGCACCAGAGGCTGCCACATATACTCCCTTACTCGACCGGGTGGCTCGCATCTGCGAATG TGCGCTGCCATAGGGCGTCGACTGGTCGTTATGCAGTGGAAACACAGCGCTGCTTGGACCGCTTGGTGCCCAGCATCCGACACCGACACCGTCGACGGTTTCGTCTTCGTCAAGGAATTGACGGCTAGCGAAGTGCCGAGCTTCGTGACCATCGTTGAGGGGGCGACGGGATGCGGTGATTGGGCACTCTGCTGCGCTCTGCGACATAATTTCGAGCTCATCTCGGCGGAGGGTGCATCGAGAATACTATCCGTGGAAACGAGCAACAAGCCCCATCTCGTCGCTGCTCTGGACCTTCGAGAAGACGAGGAGCCGGAACTGCTTCTGTGCTACAATA aTACGTGCCATTTCCAAAAGCTCATGGACGAAAGCATGGCTTCGACGGCGTTCGATTTTCATTGGAATTCCGTACCGACGGCGGTTG TATGTGCATTTCCATACGTAATCGCTTTCACATCGGACACGATGGAGATCAGATTGATTATAAATGGAAATCTTGTACACACAATGGTGATGCCGAACTTGAATTTAATATCCTCGAAGAATGACATATTCTTCGCGACCACGGCCCCGGAATTCTTCTCCACCCGCACCGAGAGGATCCACTTTGATGGAAAGACGGATAAAGACGACAAGAACAACAGCCCCCCAGCATCACCCCATTCCG CCCCTCTTTCAGCCTCACCCGAAGCCAAGCCGATGAGGATCTACAAGATTCCTCTGAGCACCCTCTCGGGAACAACGGTTGCCACCTGCGAGAGGCGATGCCCGAGTCCTGCGGAGCCGGATTTAGTACCCGCACCACCCTCTGGGGATGCCAACTTTCTTACGGTCGACTCTAGCAGAGCTTTGAGCAGATCGTGCAGCAGCAGTCCGACGCCCGGTCACGTGCCCTGCTTACCGGGCATGGGAATAAACAAGTAA
- the LOC107223742 gene encoding GTPase-activating Rap/Ran-GAP domain-like protein 3 isoform X13 gives MAASKCCRRSSRTAWKTDEDFELKMAILLGKRKRCSDRPVRRYSKIRRTRHDGTSSIFLESFTRITSGRIKKEVPSFSLLSSAKEPEIAAFHITEPFCGGEHNFPGMDRLDKGPREIFSPDIQKDLLLLEEQEGSVNFKFGVVYAKEGQTTDDEMLSNEKGSHDFHRFLDLLGERIRLKGWDKYRGGLDVKGDMTGKESVYTVYAGHEVMFHVSTMLPHSKDNPQQLERKRHIGNDIVNVIFTDDPTALDSFNPNCIKSQFTHVFAIVSSDSSGWRVAVYCDECVPLFGPSLPCPPVFNDPHTFREFLLVKLINGEKATFNTPTFSQKRERTLDMLIRDLYQEHVQDTKGSNMLNRRALSDVVEAPGRRREETRAVEMVRVGQAYKLEAIVRGLAPTSMATAGPFKPSPWEPLCVYPDFPQDIICGDSWSQKNRMVLSTEFGTFLMEDGLSHRLIFDKSVQIKQLDVVEQHGILLIRAGDRGRDSKIHVFRLSEFDAEAGGDTLPKTRSHSKERKLERTRGCHIYSLTRPGGSHLRMCAAIGRRLVVMQWKHSAAWTAWCPASDTDTVDGFVFVKELTASEVPSFVTIVEGATGCGDWALCCALRHNFELISAEGASRILSVETSNKPHLVAALDLREDEEPELLLCYNNTCHFQKLMDESMASTAFDFHWNSVPTAVVCAFPYVIAFTSDTMEIRLIINGNLVHTMVMPNLNLISSKNDIFFATTAPEFFSTRTERIHFDGKTDKDDKNNSPPASPHSAPLSASPEAKPMRIYKIPLSTLSGTTVATCERRCPSPAEPDLVPAPPSGDANFLTVDSSRALSRSCSSSPTPGHVPCLPGMGINK, from the exons ATGGCAGCATCGAAATG TTGCCGCAGGTCGAGCAGGACGGCTTGGAAAACGGACGAAGATTTCGAGTTGAAAATGGCGATTCTCTTGGGGAAAAGGAAGAG ATGTTCGGATCGCCCAGTACGCCGGTACTCGAAAATCCGGAGAACCAGACACGATGGTACTTCAAGTATTTTCTTGGAAAGC ttCACCAGAATTACGTCGGGTCGGATCAAGAAAGAAGTCCCATCTTTCTCTCTGTTGTCCTCAGCGAAGGAGCCGGAGATCGCTGCGTTCCACATTACAGAGCCATTCTGTGGCGGCGAACA CAATTTTCCTGGGATGGACAGACTGGACAAAGGACCACGTGAGATATTTTCTCCGGACATACAAAAG GATCTTTTACTGTTGGAGGAACAAGAAGGTTCtgtgaatttcaaattcggcGTTGTCTATGCCAAGGAGGGTCAGACGACAGACGATGAGATGCTGTCTAACG AAAAAGGAAGCCACGATTTTCACCGATTCTTAGATCTACTTGGCGAAAGGATTCGACTGAAAGGCTGGGACAAGTATAGGGGTGGTCTGGATGTTAAAG GTGACATGACGGGCAAGGAAAGTGTGTACACTGTCTATGCGGGACATGAAGTCATGTTTCACGTAAGCACCATGCTCCCGCACTCCAAGGACAATCCTCAACAACTCGAACGTAAACGGCACATCGGAAATGACATAGTCAACGTTATTTTTACCGATGATCCAACCGCACTTGACTCGTTCAATCCAAACTGCATCAAAAGCCAGTTCACCC ACGTATTCGCAATAGTGAGCAGCGACAGCAGCGGATGGAGAGTCGCGGTTTACTGCGACGAATGTGTACCTCTTTTTGGACCTAGTTTACCCTGCCCTCCAGTCTTCAACGACCCGCACACCTTCAGGGAGTTCCTCTTGGTGAAGCTTATCAACGGGGAAAAGGCGACGTTCAACACTCCCACGTTCTCTCAAAAGAGAGAAAGGACTCTGGACATGTTAATCAGGGACCTCTACCAGGAACACGTGCAGGACACCAAGGGCAGC AATATGCTGAACCGACGCGCCCTTTCCGACGTCGTCGAGGCGCCGGGACGACGGCGTGAAGAGACACGTGCCGTCGAAATGGTTCGCGTAGGACAGGCTTACAAACTCGAAGCCATAGTCAGAGGCCTCGCACCAACGTCAATGGCCACGGCTGGTCCCTTCAAGCCGAGTCCTTGGGAGCCCCTTTGCGTGTACCCGGATTTTCCGCAGGATATCATCTGCGGAGATTCATGGTCGCAGAAGAACCGAATGGTTCTGTCAACCGAATTCGGGACGTTTCTCATGGAAG ACGGTCTTTCGCACAGACTTATATTCGACAAGTCCGTCCAGATAAAACAATTAGACGTGGTGGAACAACACGGGATCCTGCTAATCAGAGCCGGCGACCGCGGGAGAGACAGCAAAATCCACGTGTTTCGTCTGAGCGAGTTCGATGCGGAGGCTGGAGGAGACACATTGCCCAAGACGAGATCACACTCCAAGGAGAGAAAACTGGAGCGCACCAGAGGCTGCCACATATACTCCCTTACTCGACCGGGTGGCTCGCATCTGCGAATG TGCGCTGCCATAGGGCGTCGACTGGTCGTTATGCAGTGGAAACACAGCGCTGCTTGGACCGCTTGGTGCCCAGCATCCGACACCGACACCGTCGACGGTTTCGTCTTCGTCAAGGAATTGACGGCTAGCGAAGTGCCGAGCTTCGTGACCATCGTTGAGGGGGCGACGGGATGCGGTGATTGGGCACTCTGCTGCGCTCTGCGACATAATTTCGAGCTCATCTCGGCGGAGGGTGCATCGAGAATACTATCCGTGGAAACGAGCAACAAGCCCCATCTCGTCGCTGCTCTGGACCTTCGAGAAGACGAGGAGCCGGAACTGCTTCTGTGCTACAATA aTACGTGCCATTTCCAAAAGCTCATGGACGAAAGCATGGCTTCGACGGCGTTCGATTTTCATTGGAATTCCGTACCGACGGCGGTTG TATGTGCATTTCCATACGTAATCGCTTTCACATCGGACACGATGGAGATCAGATTGATTATAAATGGAAATCTTGTACACACAATGGTGATGCCGAACTTGAATTTAATATCCTCGAAGAATGACATATTCTTCGCGACCACGGCCCCGGAATTCTTCTCCACCCGCACCGAGAGGATCCACTTTGATGGAAAGACGGATAAAGACGACAAGAACAACAGCCCCCCAGCATCACCCCATTCCG CCCCTCTTTCAGCCTCACCCGAAGCCAAGCCGATGAGGATCTACAAGATTCCTCTGAGCACCCTCTCGGGAACAACGGTTGCCACCTGCGAGAGGCGATGCCCGAGTCCTGCGGAGCCGGATTTAGTACCCGCACCACCCTCTGGGGATGCCAACTTTCTTACGGTCGACTCTAGCAGAGCTTTGAGCAGATCGTGCAGCAGCAGTCCGACGCCCGGTCACGTGCCCTGCTTACCGGGCATGGGAATAAACAAGTAA
- the LOC107223742 gene encoding GTPase-activating Rap/Ran-GAP domain-like protein 3 isoform X14, with protein MQKVPSRLHHVVETKSKFDELSRCSDRPVRRYSKIRRTRHDGTSSIFLESFTRITSGRIKKEVPSFSLLSSAKEPEIAAFHITEPFCGGEHNFPGMDRLDKGPREIFSPDIQKDLLLLEEQEGSVNFKFGVVYAKEGQTTDDEMLSNEKGSHDFHRFLDLLGERIRLKGWDKYRGGLDVKGDMTGKESVYTVYAGHEVMFHVSTMLPHSKDNPQQLERKRHIGNDIVNVIFTDDPTALDSFNPNCIKSQFTHVFAIVSSDSSGWRVAVYCDECVPLFGPSLPCPPVFNDPHTFREFLLVKLINGEKATFNTPTFSQKRERTLDMLIRDLYQEHVQDTKGSNMLNRRALSDVVEAPGRRREETRAVEMVRVGQAYKLEAIVRGLAPTSMATAGPFKPSPWEPLCVYPDFPQDIICGDSWSQKNRMVLSTEFGTFLMEDGLSHRLIFDKSVQIKQLDVVEQHGILLIRAGDRGRDSKIHVFRLSEFDAEAGGDTLPKTRSHSKERKLERTRGCHIYSLTRPGGSHLRMCAAIGRRLVVMQWKHSAAWTAWCPASDTDTVDGFVFVKELTASEVPSFVTIVEGATGCGDWALCCALRHNFELISAEGASRILSVETSNKPHLVAALDLREDEEPELLLCYNNTCHFQKLMDESMASTAFDFHWNSVPTAVVCAFPYVIAFTSDTMEIRLIINGNLVHTMVMPNLNLISSKNDIFFATTAPEFFSTRTERIHFDGKTDKDDKNNSPPASPHSAPLSASPEAKPMRIYKIPLSTLSGTTVATCERRCPSPAEPDLVPAPPSGDANFLTVDSSRALSRSCSSSPTPGHVPCLPGMGINK; from the exons ATGCAAAAAGTTCCAAGCCGTCTCCATCACGTCGTGGAGACGAAAAGTAAGTTTGACGAACTTTCCAGATGTTCGGATCGCCCAGTACGCCGGTACTCGAAAATCCGGAGAACCAGACACGATGGTACTTCAAGTATTTTCTTGGAAAGC ttCACCAGAATTACGTCGGGTCGGATCAAGAAAGAAGTCCCATCTTTCTCTCTGTTGTCCTCAGCGAAGGAGCCGGAGATCGCTGCGTTCCACATTACAGAGCCATTCTGTGGCGGCGAACA CAATTTTCCTGGGATGGACAGACTGGACAAAGGACCACGTGAGATATTTTCTCCGGACATACAAAAG GATCTTTTACTGTTGGAGGAACAAGAAGGTTCtgtgaatttcaaattcggcGTTGTCTATGCCAAGGAGGGTCAGACGACAGACGATGAGATGCTGTCTAACG AAAAAGGAAGCCACGATTTTCACCGATTCTTAGATCTACTTGGCGAAAGGATTCGACTGAAAGGCTGGGACAAGTATAGGGGTGGTCTGGATGTTAAAG GTGACATGACGGGCAAGGAAAGTGTGTACACTGTCTATGCGGGACATGAAGTCATGTTTCACGTAAGCACCATGCTCCCGCACTCCAAGGACAATCCTCAACAACTCGAACGTAAACGGCACATCGGAAATGACATAGTCAACGTTATTTTTACCGATGATCCAACCGCACTTGACTCGTTCAATCCAAACTGCATCAAAAGCCAGTTCACCC ACGTATTCGCAATAGTGAGCAGCGACAGCAGCGGATGGAGAGTCGCGGTTTACTGCGACGAATGTGTACCTCTTTTTGGACCTAGTTTACCCTGCCCTCCAGTCTTCAACGACCCGCACACCTTCAGGGAGTTCCTCTTGGTGAAGCTTATCAACGGGGAAAAGGCGACGTTCAACACTCCCACGTTCTCTCAAAAGAGAGAAAGGACTCTGGACATGTTAATCAGGGACCTCTACCAGGAACACGTGCAGGACACCAAGGGCAGC AATATGCTGAACCGACGCGCCCTTTCCGACGTCGTCGAGGCGCCGGGACGACGGCGTGAAGAGACACGTGCCGTCGAAATGGTTCGCGTAGGACAGGCTTACAAACTCGAAGCCATAGTCAGAGGCCTCGCACCAACGTCAATGGCCACGGCTGGTCCCTTCAAGCCGAGTCCTTGGGAGCCCCTTTGCGTGTACCCGGATTTTCCGCAGGATATCATCTGCGGAGATTCATGGTCGCAGAAGAACCGAATGGTTCTGTCAACCGAATTCGGGACGTTTCTCATGGAAG ACGGTCTTTCGCACAGACTTATATTCGACAAGTCCGTCCAGATAAAACAATTAGACGTGGTGGAACAACACGGGATCCTGCTAATCAGAGCCGGCGACCGCGGGAGAGACAGCAAAATCCACGTGTTTCGTCTGAGCGAGTTCGATGCGGAGGCTGGAGGAGACACATTGCCCAAGACGAGATCACACTCCAAGGAGAGAAAACTGGAGCGCACCAGAGGCTGCCACATATACTCCCTTACTCGACCGGGTGGCTCGCATCTGCGAATG TGCGCTGCCATAGGGCGTCGACTGGTCGTTATGCAGTGGAAACACAGCGCTGCTTGGACCGCTTGGTGCCCAGCATCCGACACCGACACCGTCGACGGTTTCGTCTTCGTCAAGGAATTGACGGCTAGCGAAGTGCCGAGCTTCGTGACCATCGTTGAGGGGGCGACGGGATGCGGTGATTGGGCACTCTGCTGCGCTCTGCGACATAATTTCGAGCTCATCTCGGCGGAGGGTGCATCGAGAATACTATCCGTGGAAACGAGCAACAAGCCCCATCTCGTCGCTGCTCTGGACCTTCGAGAAGACGAGGAGCCGGAACTGCTTCTGTGCTACAATA aTACGTGCCATTTCCAAAAGCTCATGGACGAAAGCATGGCTTCGACGGCGTTCGATTTTCATTGGAATTCCGTACCGACGGCGGTTG TATGTGCATTTCCATACGTAATCGCTTTCACATCGGACACGATGGAGATCAGATTGATTATAAATGGAAATCTTGTACACACAATGGTGATGCCGAACTTGAATTTAATATCCTCGAAGAATGACATATTCTTCGCGACCACGGCCCCGGAATTCTTCTCCACCCGCACCGAGAGGATCCACTTTGATGGAAAGACGGATAAAGACGACAAGAACAACAGCCCCCCAGCATCACCCCATTCCG CCCCTCTTTCAGCCTCACCCGAAGCCAAGCCGATGAGGATCTACAAGATTCCTCTGAGCACCCTCTCGGGAACAACGGTTGCCACCTGCGAGAGGCGATGCCCGAGTCCTGCGGAGCCGGATTTAGTACCCGCACCACCCTCTGGGGATGCCAACTTTCTTACGGTCGACTCTAGCAGAGCTTTGAGCAGATCGTGCAGCAGCAGTCCGACGCCCGGTCACGTGCCCTGCTTACCGGGCATGGGAATAAACAAGTAA
- the LOC107223742 gene encoding GTPase-activating Rap/Ran-GAP domain-like protein 3 isoform X15 translates to MFGSPSTPVLENPENQTRWYFKYFLGKLHQNYVGSDQERSPIFLSVVLSEGAGDRCVPHYRAILWRRTGAQKISLPYMANKPMTVKQILSNFPGMDRLDKGPREIFSPDIQKDLLLLEEQEGSVNFKFGVVYAKEGQTTDDEMLSNEKGSHDFHRFLDLLGERIRLKGWDKYRGGLDVKGDMTGKESVYTVYAGHEVMFHVSTMLPHSKDNPQQLERKRHIGNDIVNVIFTDDPTALDSFNPNCIKSQFTHVFAIVSSDSSGWRVAVYCDECVPLFGPSLPCPPVFNDPHTFREFLLVKLINGEKATFNTPTFSQKRERTLDMLIRDLYQEHVQDTKGSNMLNRRALSDVVEAPGRRREETRAVEMVRVGQAYKLEAIVRGLAPTSMATAGPFKPSPWEPLCVYPDFPQDIICGDSWSQKNRMVLSTEFGTFLMEDGLSHRLIFDKSVQIKQLDVVEQHGILLIRAGDRGRDSKIHVFRLSEFDAEAGGDTLPKTRSHSKERKLERTRGCHIYSLTRPGGSHLRMCAAIGRRLVVMQWKHSAAWTAWCPASDTDTVDGFVFVKELTASEVPSFVTIVEGATGCGDWALCCALRHNFELISAEGASRILSVETSNKPHLVAALDLREDEEPELLLCYNNTCHFQKLMDESMASTAFDFHWNSVPTAVVCAFPYVIAFTSDTMEIRLIINGNLVHTMVMPNLNLISSKNDIFFATTAPEFFSTRTERIHFDGKTDKDDKNNSPPASPHSAPLSASPEAKPMRIYKIPLSTLSGTTVATCERRCPSPAEPDLVPAPPSGDANFLTVDSSRALSRSCSSSPTPGHVPCLPGMGINK, encoded by the exons ATGTTCGGATCGCCCAGTACGCCGGTACTCGAAAATCCGGAGAACCAGACACGATGGTACTTCAAGTATTTTCTTGGAAAGC ttCACCAGAATTACGTCGGGTCGGATCAAGAAAGAAGTCCCATCTTTCTCTCTGTTGTCCTCAGCGAAGGAGCCGGAGATCGCTGCGTTCCACATTACAGAGCCATTCTGTGGCGGCGAACA GGAGCGCAAAAAATATCCCTACCTTACATGGCAAACAAACCTATGACGGTGAAGCAAATTTTGAG CAATTTTCCTGGGATGGACAGACTGGACAAAGGACCACGTGAGATATTTTCTCCGGACATACAAAAG GATCTTTTACTGTTGGAGGAACAAGAAGGTTCtgtgaatttcaaattcggcGTTGTCTATGCCAAGGAGGGTCAGACGACAGACGATGAGATGCTGTCTAACG AAAAAGGAAGCCACGATTTTCACCGATTCTTAGATCTACTTGGCGAAAGGATTCGACTGAAAGGCTGGGACAAGTATAGGGGTGGTCTGGATGTTAAAG GTGACATGACGGGCAAGGAAAGTGTGTACACTGTCTATGCGGGACATGAAGTCATGTTTCACGTAAGCACCATGCTCCCGCACTCCAAGGACAATCCTCAACAACTCGAACGTAAACGGCACATCGGAAATGACATAGTCAACGTTATTTTTACCGATGATCCAACCGCACTTGACTCGTTCAATCCAAACTGCATCAAAAGCCAGTTCACCC ACGTATTCGCAATAGTGAGCAGCGACAGCAGCGGATGGAGAGTCGCGGTTTACTGCGACGAATGTGTACCTCTTTTTGGACCTAGTTTACCCTGCCCTCCAGTCTTCAACGACCCGCACACCTTCAGGGAGTTCCTCTTGGTGAAGCTTATCAACGGGGAAAAGGCGACGTTCAACACTCCCACGTTCTCTCAAAAGAGAGAAAGGACTCTGGACATGTTAATCAGGGACCTCTACCAGGAACACGTGCAGGACACCAAGGGCAGC AATATGCTGAACCGACGCGCCCTTTCCGACGTCGTCGAGGCGCCGGGACGACGGCGTGAAGAGACACGTGCCGTCGAAATGGTTCGCGTAGGACAGGCTTACAAACTCGAAGCCATAGTCAGAGGCCTCGCACCAACGTCAATGGCCACGGCTGGTCCCTTCAAGCCGAGTCCTTGGGAGCCCCTTTGCGTGTACCCGGATTTTCCGCAGGATATCATCTGCGGAGATTCATGGTCGCAGAAGAACCGAATGGTTCTGTCAACCGAATTCGGGACGTTTCTCATGGAAG ACGGTCTTTCGCACAGACTTATATTCGACAAGTCCGTCCAGATAAAACAATTAGACGTGGTGGAACAACACGGGATCCTGCTAATCAGAGCCGGCGACCGCGGGAGAGACAGCAAAATCCACGTGTTTCGTCTGAGCGAGTTCGATGCGGAGGCTGGAGGAGACACATTGCCCAAGACGAGATCACACTCCAAGGAGAGAAAACTGGAGCGCACCAGAGGCTGCCACATATACTCCCTTACTCGACCGGGTGGCTCGCATCTGCGAATG TGCGCTGCCATAGGGCGTCGACTGGTCGTTATGCAGTGGAAACACAGCGCTGCTTGGACCGCTTGGTGCCCAGCATCCGACACCGACACCGTCGACGGTTTCGTCTTCGTCAAGGAATTGACGGCTAGCGAAGTGCCGAGCTTCGTGACCATCGTTGAGGGGGCGACGGGATGCGGTGATTGGGCACTCTGCTGCGCTCTGCGACATAATTTCGAGCTCATCTCGGCGGAGGGTGCATCGAGAATACTATCCGTGGAAACGAGCAACAAGCCCCATCTCGTCGCTGCTCTGGACCTTCGAGAAGACGAGGAGCCGGAACTGCTTCTGTGCTACAATA aTACGTGCCATTTCCAAAAGCTCATGGACGAAAGCATGGCTTCGACGGCGTTCGATTTTCATTGGAATTCCGTACCGACGGCGGTTG TATGTGCATTTCCATACGTAATCGCTTTCACATCGGACACGATGGAGATCAGATTGATTATAAATGGAAATCTTGTACACACAATGGTGATGCCGAACTTGAATTTAATATCCTCGAAGAATGACATATTCTTCGCGACCACGGCCCCGGAATTCTTCTCCACCCGCACCGAGAGGATCCACTTTGATGGAAAGACGGATAAAGACGACAAGAACAACAGCCCCCCAGCATCACCCCATTCCG CCCCTCTTTCAGCCTCACCCGAAGCCAAGCCGATGAGGATCTACAAGATTCCTCTGAGCACCCTCTCGGGAACAACGGTTGCCACCTGCGAGAGGCGATGCCCGAGTCCTGCGGAGCCGGATTTAGTACCCGCACCACCCTCTGGGGATGCCAACTTTCTTACGGTCGACTCTAGCAGAGCTTTGAGCAGATCGTGCAGCAGCAGTCCGACGCCCGGTCACGTGCCCTGCTTACCGGGCATGGGAATAAACAAGTAA